The genome window TCAATTGACCAGAAACAAAGAAGATTAataaagaggaaaagagtTTGTACAAGAAGATAAGAAGCCGAGGGGGCGCTTAAGACTGGTACATGGCATGTACAGTACATATCATGCAAGTCACAAGTCACCCAATTTGACAATTGGCGCTGGTGGGGTTGTCACCGAGTCTGAAGTCACTGAGTCTGAACTTCACCGAGTCACAATCAAAATCGTCGTTTCTAATTCGCTTCTCCACGGTCTCTGCCTCCGAAAACCGACCCCGGACCCCGCAGTCCCCGGAGCGCCCTCCGAGGGCCGAAGCAAGAGGTAtagaaggaagagaagcgcGGCAAATGCTgataagaataaataattGATAAGGCCGCGTGAGACATAATTCATGGGATAGGATCTAATTGTTTAACACTTCATTCTCACGCACAATCGTAGTCGAGGTGATGCTGCTCAAACTACCAATAACTAAAAAGTATGCCATTACAAGCTGATGCTTTCTCTTGTCCCCGCTCCTCAGCTCAGCTCGTCTACTGTGATTCTCTAAGCTTTGCGAACTCGGACCTGCCAGAACTGACGACATCAAGACGCCCGCGTAATAAACAAGACACTCCAGCAGATACTACACTTCTCTAGGACTGATCTCTGACAGTTCACTGTTGCTCAAAACTGTACTTCAACCAGCCTCCGAGAGCTCGGAGACTCTCCCATCGCACGTTTTCGTCATCTGACTGCATGAGTTCCATGATCCTTCTCTTGAGACCAACCTTCTCTAgttgatatctcttctcgGGAACCTCCTTCACCAGACATCCAACGTCGTTGCAGGCAATGGCAAGCACTTGCTTGTCGTTATCCCAGGGTTGTCGCATGATCTCGGCCAGCTTCCGAGGAATCTCTCCGTTCTCAAACTCGAGGATCTTGCGGGCATTCTCAGCCCAGAAGACTGTGTTTCGGTGAGGGGGCGACCATCGAAGGTGACCAGACTGCACCTCAGCAACATACTCGTCGAATGTGGTCTTAGTCTTGGTATACTCTTCCAGCATTTCCTTGAGCTTTGAAAGATCCTCCAACAAGTCGGGATCAGTCAGATGGCGACCACTGATGTTCTCGAGAAGAGCGGGAAGGCGAGCAAGAACTGCGGTGGGTAGAAGTGATTTCTGGTTTTTGTCAAGAAGGTTGTAGAGTGTAGAAAGGATCAATCGAGTTGTCTTTTCCTTGGGTGATAATCGTAGAAGGTGAGTGTAAAGAAGGACAATATCGTACTCGCTGCGGTCCAGTATTAGTTGTAGTCCTGTTTTGTCTCTCTCCCATGTAAATTCACTTACTCGTTGAGTTCATCACcaatctcctcagcctcaaaacTTATCTGCCAGATAACAAGGAGAGCATGGTAGAGAAGCTGGAGACCAACCCCTCCACCCAGAGAACCCCCAAAGCCGGTAGATCCGGTACCGGTGTTGCCGCTCCAGAGACTAGCAGATGAGCTGCCTCCATTTCCGATACCAGCTGCAGTTTGAAGAATCTTGATCAGGGGGGCAATCGTCTCGCTTCGCTGGTTCCAGAACTGCTCTCTTGCGACATGCCCAAAGAGCAGAGACGAATACTCCTGTACAGCGATATCTTGTAGGCCGGCATCGTTACTCTTGGCCAAGCCGGAGAGATAGGTGAGAATCACAGGCAGAGCCTGGAGGGTAGATCGGGACTCGTCTCGAGCAAGAGCCATGAGTGTCGTAAGAGCATGTGCAGTAAGCAATGGAATAGGATCCTCGGCATTAGTTGAGTTAAGCAGAGGCAAAAAATGTCGATAAGGCTCCTTTGTCTTGAAGAGGGCCTTGGCTAGAGATGGAACAGCTGAAAGAATGTTATGTTAGCATTGGTGATTGGAGATTATGACGGAAGTCGCTCTATTAGTGGATAGACATGGACTACTCAATGCCACTTCCCAGTGTCGCATAAAGATAAAAGGGACGCTCTTACCCTCGAGAAGGTCGCCAAGCAAGACCAGGATGTACTGGATCACATTCGCATGCTTTCCCGCCGTCTCGAGAACACTCGTctttccatcatcgccaacaaaCAAGACGCGATATCCATCAATATCCCCTGACACAATCTCCTTTCTTTGCTCAGGCTTCTTCGCCTTATCTACAGCTCGAATCTTTGCATATTGCTCCTCGGTGAGGGTGCCGGCCCTGACAGCACCGTCCCAGGGAATGGGTCGCTGACGGATGTTGCTCTGGAGAGAGGCCAGGTACGTTGGCGGGTCGAGGGACATGATTAGCTATGATTAAAGCGTCGCGGCTGCTAGCAGCGAGCGGTTATTTGTGGGATGAGCCAAAGGATATATCTAGGTGACGAGATCGGAGGGAGTAGAgcggagatggagatggaggaggatggagaagCTGGTAATATGAAGTTTGAAGTCGCTGGTGATGCAACCAACTTGATCTTGAACCGCGTGGAGCGTCACAGGTCAAGCTTGGTGCACCTAACGGAACCTTGGACTTGGTTGGAGCTTGGGTAGCCACAGCTGCCACAATTAGCGCCACACGTTAAGAGTTCGCCAGACAAATGTGGCTGTTGATAAAGTGTGGCTTGACCTGGCTTGTGGCTTGTGGCTGTGGCGTGTTCTGCCATCCTCGTCTCCTCTGCCAAGCTGACGACACGATCCAGACCGACCTGGAATTAATCCCTGAAAAATGCCCTCCCAGCCTCCGAGTTTCGTTTCCCTGTCTAATGGCTCAACTCCTTCCAACACCGCCAATGGGAAGAGCCAAACACAGGTCTCGGCTTGCAAGGACGTTGCGATTGCCCCTGACAGTTTAATTAAAATATGCAGCACGCAAACGGCTTTCACTCTCATGATACGTGATCTGCTATTCCGGGGTGCCCCAGGCGTGTAAGTGGTGATGACATTTACCCGCTGTACGAGGCCTAGCTCCAGGGCCGCAGACACGGGCCTACAGGGGGTGATCGCTGCTCCAGGGCTCCAGCTATCGATAGTTGTCCAGTGAGCAAGCACAGGCGTAGTAGTTGGAGGTATCATGAGCTGGCACCCCACCATTGACGTGCCTCGTATTCCAAGTCTCAAgtcatccatccatcctcACCGACAAGACGAGAGATCGAGAGTTcacaagaaaaagaggaCTGAGTGTTCCCCCTTAAAACGTTGCATCGAGTTAAAGAGACTGATTTGTTGGCGTGTGGACCAGGTCCCCTTATTTCGGATGAGCGCGTGCGTGTGTCAAAGTGCCCTTCTAGGTAAATCAGAGAGGCTGGTATAGACTATAGTTGTAAGTGGGAGGTTGGGACTCAAGAGGAAGCCTTTCGTTGCAGCCCACCACCAGCCGCTTAAAACTCTTGGTGCAGCGCCCAGAATTCAACGTTGCCGTTTCTCGTCTCTTTTTTTCCTGCTTGTAATTGACCTCTTACTAACTCTCGGaagttttctttttcctgGAAACTTCACCACCAAACCTTACTTAGCCTCTCACTCACTCGCATCTCACAGCGACCTTCACTCACCTCCAGTTCCATCTCGGGCACCAACAATACTTCCCCGCGACAACGCAGCCGCTTCTCCCGCATTCCAGAAGCtaagctgagctgagctgtTTCACAAGGGACTCAGATAAATCTCGCAACCAGTCTCGGTTTTTACCCAGATCAAATTCCTCACCTTGTGCACTCATCTCAATTCGAAACTAGCACAAGCTCTGATTGGAATTGGCCTCAAACAATATCATTCCGACCTCGGCTTTCCGCCAATAACcaacctttttttttttaaaaaaaaaaggtgaCGATCACAACCAGAAAAATCGCTACAATGCGCTCCGTGACGAGgccgctgctgctcctcGCCGCGGCAGCTCTCTGCTCTGCCAAGCCGCTCCCCAGAGATGGTCTTCATGATCGCGGTTACTCATATCTCATGCACCGAGGATGCGACTCACCCTGTGGCTCCGATAATCAATACTGCTGCGGCTCTGGCGAGACCTGCCAAACATCAAATGGAGTCGCAAACTGTGTCGCTGCGAAGGGAGGCTGGGTCGGCGATTATACTACTACCTGGACGGAGACCAGAACTTATACCAGCACAATCATGACCCGCTGGGAGCCTGCTCCGGAGCCCACAAAGGGCGTTGACTGTGTGCCCAAGaacgatgagcaagaagcatGCGGTGAGATCTGCTGCGCTGGCTGGCAGACTTGCGCGTTCATGGGTCAATGTTCTGCAAAGCCTGGTTACGAGGAGCCCACCGCTGTTGTTATTACCACTGATGGAAAGATCACCACCCAATACTCGGCTCCTTACCGAGTCACTGGTACCACCACTATCACCAACAGCGGCGCGCCCACTGAGTCCGAGACTGCAACTGAGACTGAATCCGAGGCTTCTGCAACGGCCACCGAGACTAGCGAGGGCGCCGCAGCTGGCGAGACCGGAACTGGCGGTGGAGGCCTGAGTGCCGGTGCCATTGCCGGCATCGTCATCGGTGTCATCGCTGGTGTTgcgcttctccttcttctgtGCTTCTGCTGTATTGCCCGTGGTCTCTGGGTTGCCCTCTttggcaagaaggacaaagaGAAGAGCGAGCGCGTCGATGTCTACGAGGAGCGATACTCTCGCCACGGCAGCCGACCACCTCCTTCGGCCTCGGCCCACTCCCGTCGTCCTCGACACAAGGGCTGGTTCGGCATGGGCCGTGGTTCCCCGTCTTCGGCCGGCGATCGTCGTGAGAAGAAGTCGGATGGCAAGAAGTGGCTCGGTATTGCTGGTCTGGCGGCCACGCTTCTTgctctcctcaatctcaagaaggataagcGACCTGCGAGCACCAAGCCCGCGCGCTCATCTCGAGGATCATCACGATCGCGGTATAGCGACTCTTATTACTCATACAGTGACTACACCAGTCCCAGTAAGTCTCGCTGACAACCCATCTCATCACGTTTTCATACTAACAGTCACAGCAGGCAGCTCAAGCTCAGGTGGACGAACGAACCGCACTCGTCGCACAAGAGACAGCCGAGCGAGGTCGTACTACTCCCGCGACAGCAGGCGATGAAGCCTTTGAATCCCCGCTCCTCAAGTTTTTATCCCCATTCGTCACACATATATACTCCCCATCCTGTACATGTCTCTGCATTTGACATAAGGATTCGAGCCCACATTGTACACGTTCGACTTGTCGCTTCACACATCAAGGCTACTGGCGTTCCTGGTTGTTCAcatattatagtattatgTTGTTATTTTTGCGGCCTCTGGTTTTTATTCCCCCCCATTCACCCCATTTCATCATTGATGTTGTTATTTTACCCACGCATTCATGGATGGTTAATGCTGCTGCTTTTTGTTACTCAAGAGATCACGTCACGAAAGGAATTGAAAGGAAGACTAGATGAAATGACTCACAATGAAAGTCAAGAAGAAAAATTACGAGTTTGATAAAAGATGAATATACTGACGAGGCACGTCTTAATGTAAATGCGAGCCTCATTTTTTTCACATGCAACTTTTGATCATAATCGCCTCCTCAATCAACGACAGCCATGGATGTGCGTGGACTAAAGTTCTGAATCATGATGCATTGACTCATTTTACCATTGATCAAATTGGGTAGAATAGATCTTGCAGGACCGACTTCACGATAGACAAAAACGTTGTGGGAGTTCCCAGGCACAGATAGTGTGCGCATTGGAAAATGATTAAAcgccttttttttttcttatcGCAAAACACCCGAAACGAACCCTCGTCTAAAAGCCGGCCCTTTTTTGCTCCTAAAATGGTCACATACACGAATGAACAGATGCGATTCGATTCGTTGGCGAGATTCAAGTGTTTGTCGGCACCAGAGTCATCATCTCTTTGCTTTTTGAAATTTGTTTTGTAGCCCTTTTTTTGCTACATGACATGCAACGATGAACCTTCGCCACTCCTGAGACCCAGAAACgcaaaagaaacaagatcCGTGTCCGTACCCGCGCTTATTCGTCCTGGACAATGTTGCCCTTCTCGGAGACGTACAGACCGTCAAGGAACTAGGGCAATTAGTAAGAGTCGGAAAAAGAGACGGTGTGATGCTATGTCCTACCTTTCGGATATCCTTGTTTCGCACCCGGCAGATCTGCTGGATATCGGCGGCACTTTGCGACACGTTCTCCAGAGAGTTACCAGAGAGGACGAGCTCATCCTTCTGGGTGGTGGAAGCCTCAACATCGACACCAGGCTGCATGACAATTCGGCGAACGAGCTTCTCGCCGATGAAGTTTCGGATCTCAACCTCGTACAGGTCGGTCTCGGCGTTCTTGGAGacgttgacgttgatggGGAAATGGGCGTAGACGTATCGCATCTTGTACTTGAAGCCCTTGGTGACACCAATGATcaggttgttgatgagggtTCGTACAGTTCGGAGGGTAGCGACATTCTTGCGGACACCGTGGTGAATCTCGATGGAGATCTGGTTCTTCTTGGGGACGGTGAAGTTGACAGCCAGGTGGCTGAGATCCTTGACCAGCTTGCCGCGGGGACCCTCAACGGTGACAATTCGCGACTTAATGCTGACCTTGACTAAAGACAAAACGAGTCAGCTTTTCCGTCTTG of Fusarium oxysporum Fo47 chromosome I, complete sequence contains these proteins:
- a CDS encoding armadillo-type protein, which gives rise to MSLDPPTYLASLQSNIRQRPIPWDGAVRAGTLTEEQYAKIRAVDKAKKPEQRKEIVSGDIDGYRVLFVGDDGKTSVLETAGKHANVIQYILVLLGDLLEAVPSLAKALFKTKEPYRHFLPLLNSTNAEDPIPLLTAHALTTLMALARDESRSTLQALPVILTYLSGLAKSNDAGLQDIAVQEYSSLLFGHVAREQFWNQRSETIAPLIKILQTAAGIGNGGSSSASLWSGNTGTGSTGFGGSLGGGVGLQLLYHALLVIWQISFEAEEIGDELNDEYDIVLLYTHLLRLSPKEKTTRLILSTLYNLLDKNQKSLLPTAVLARLPALLENISGRHLTDPDLLEDLSKLKEMLEEYTKTKTTFDEYVAEVQSGHLRWSPPHRNTVFWAENARKILEFENGEIPRKLAEIMRQPWDNDKQVLAIACNDVGCLVKEVPEKRYQLEKVGLKRRIMELMQSDDENVRWESLRALGGWLKYSFEQQ
- a CDS encoding ribosomal protein L6, alpha-beta domain-containing protein → MKYIHSQELLEIPEGVKVSIKSRIVTVEGPRGKLVKDLSHLAVNFTVPKKNQISIEIHHGVRKNVATLRTVRTLINNLIIGVTKGFKYKMRYVYAHFPINVNVSKNAETDLYEVEIRNFIGEKLVRRIVMQPGVDVEASTTQKDELVLSGNSLENVSQSAADIQQICRVRNKDIRKFLDGLYVSEKGNIVQDE